In Vulpes lagopus strain Blue_001 chromosome 1, ASM1834538v1, whole genome shotgun sequence, a genomic segment contains:
- the METTL18 gene encoding histidine protein methyltransferase 1 homolog, translated as MTFQFNFTIVNHLENESMPLGDGASAVDSSKESSVSEGKHRDRKCSTEQFDLPQNHLLEHKQLGNAAPSQDTDSSLTAANSSSNLEPQEEHPYMRVAKEHTMPEDLKKVLENKVIETLPGLQHVSVVKTILLKENFPGENIISQSFSSHSDLITGVYEGGLKIWECTFDILAYFTKAKVKFVGKKVLDLGCGSGLLGIVAFKGGAKEIHFQDYNSLVIDEVTLPNVVANSTLEDEGNDVNEPDVKRCRKSEVAQELSKCRFFSGEWSEFCKLVLNSEKFFEKYDLILTSETIYNPDYYGTLHQTFLRLLDKNGRVLLASKAHYFGVGGGIHLFQKFVEERNVFETRTLEIIDKGLKRFLIEMTFK; from the coding sequence ATGACTTTTCAGTTTAATTTCACCATAGTAAACCACCTGGAAAATGAATCAATGCCCCTTGGAGATGGAGCTTCGGCCGTGGATTCCTCCAAAGAGTCTTCAGTGTCAGAAGGTAAACACAGGGACAGGAAATGTTCTACAGAACAGTTTGACTTGCCTCAGAATCATTTGTTGGAACATAAGCAACTGGGAAATGCAGCTCCCTCTCAAGACACAGACAGCTCACTCACTGCAGCAAACAGTTCAAGTAACTTGGAGCCACAGGAAGAACATCCCTACATGAGAGTTGCCAAAGAGCATACAATGCCTGAAGATTTAAAGAAAGTGTTAGAAAACAAAGTCATAGAGACATTACCAGGTCTCCAACATGTATCAGTAGTGAAAACCATCTTGTTGAAAGAGAATTTCCCTGGAGAAAACATAATTTCACAAAGTTTTTCTTCTCACTCTGATCTGATCACAGGTGTTTATGAAGGAGGCTTAAAAATCTGGGAATGTACCTTTGACATCCTAGCATATTTCACAAAGGCCAAGGTGAAATTTGTTGGGAAAAAAGTGTTGGATCTTGGCTGTGGATCGGGGTTGCTGGGTATAGTTGCATTCAAGGGAGGGGCcaaagaaattcattttcaagATTATAACAGTTTGGTGATTGATGAAGTAACCTTACCTAACGTAGTGGCTAACTCTACTTTGGAAGACGAAGGAAATGATGTAAATGAACCTGATGTGAAAAGATGCAGGAAATCAGAAGTAGCACAAGAATTATCTAAATGCCGGTTCTTTTCTGGGGAGTGGTCTGAGTTTTGTAAGCTTGTACTAAATAgtgaaaaattctttgaaaaatatgatcTCATTCTCACCTCAGAAACAATTTACAATCCAGATTATTATGGTACTTTGCACCAGACATTCCTTAGATTGTTAGATAAAAATGGACGGGTGCTTTTGGCCAGCAAAGCACATTATTTTGGTGTAGGTGGAGGTATTCATCTCTTTCAGAAGTTTGTAGAAGAAAGGAATGTATTTGAGACTAGAACACTCGAAATAATTGATAAAGGACTAAAGAGATTCCTAATTGAAATGACTTTTAAGTAA